The sequence CTTCCTGGTTGATGAAAATGTACCTCGCCAAATTGGGCTTTTCCTGCTCGATCTCGGTCATGACGCGCTAATTGTTCGTGATTCACCGTTATCAGGAGCAAATGATTTTGTTCTTTGGGAGCTAGCTGCCAAAGAACATCGCATTATTATTACTCATGATCTTGATTTTCCCATACCGGGAGTAACCACTTTACCTGAAGGGTTGGTATTGATAAGGCCCTTTAATAATCATCCTGCTGCTATTCTCGATTTGTTTCGTAAATTTTGGTCAGCAATTTCGCCTGATGACCTTTCAGGGCACATAATC comes from Deltaproteobacteria bacterium and encodes:
- a CDS encoding DUF5615 family PIN-like protein — protein: MRFLVDENVPRQIGLFLLDLGHDALIVRDSPLSGANDFVLWELAAKEHRIIITHDLDFPIPGVTTLPEGLVLIRPFNNHPAAILDLFRKFWSAISPDDLSGHIISVQAGRYRRRPLR